The window GCGCTGCCCCTCGCCTACAACCGTGACCTCCAGGAGGACAAGGAGCCGGTCTTCGACTCCTGCGACCAGCTGGAGGTCCTGCTCCCCGCCTTCACCGGGATGATGGCCACGCTGACGGTCAACCGTGAGCGCATGGAGGAGCTGGCCCCGGCCGGCTTCTCGCTCGCCACCGACATCGCGGAATGGCTGGTCAAGCAGAACGTGCCGTTCCGGGTCGCGCACGAGGTCGCGGGCGAGTGCGTCAAGGCCGCCGAGGCCGACGGCATCGAGCTCGACGGGCTCACGGACGAGCAGTTCGCGAAGATCTCCGCCCACCTGACGCCCGAGGTGCGGTCCGTCCTGAACGTGCCGGGCGCCCTCGCCTCCCGGGACGGCCGTGGCGGTACCGCCCCCAGCGCGGTGGCGATCCAACTGGCAGAGGTGAAGGCGGACGTGGCGGCCCAGCACGAGTGGGCCACGGCGAAGCAGAAGAAGTAACCGGTTCTCCACGAGACCCGCACCGGAGCCGTGCGGGAGCGGGGAGCCGGACGACAGAGGTCATCGCGGGTTACGTTGGTCCGGCGCCGTACAGGAGCCGACCGAAACCGGAGCCCGCGATGCCCTTCGCCCGACTGGCGACAGCAACGACCCCCACCTGCCACATCGGCCTCGGCCTTGCCGCGATCGGCCGCCCCGGCTACCTCAACCTCGGCCGCGACGAGGACCTGGGGGCGGACCGCACGGTCGAATCGCTGCGCGCCCGCACGCACGAACTCCTCGACGCCGCCTACGCCCAGGGCGTGCGCTACTTCGACGCCGCCCGCTCGTACGGCCGCTCGGAGGAGTTCCTCGCCGACTGGCTGAACGCGCGGCCCGGCATCACCGACGTCGTGGTCGGCAGCAAGTGGGGCTACACCTACACGGCCGGGTGGCGCACCGACGCCGAGGCGCACGAGATCAAGGACCACGGCCTCGCCACGTACCGGAGGCAGCGGGCCGAGAGCGCCGAACTGCTCGGCGAGCGGCTCGACCTCTACCAGATCCACTCGGTGACCCCCGACAGCCCGGCCCTCACCGACAAGGAACTGCACGCCGAGCTGGCCGAGGCCGCCGCGCGGGGGCTGACCGTCGGGTTCTCCACCAGCGGCCCCGCGCAGGCCGACGCCATCCGTACCGCGCTCGCGGTGACCGTCGACGGCGAGCCCCTCTTCCGTACCGTCCAGGCCACCTACAACGTCCTGGAGACCTCGGCGGGACCCGCGCTCGCCGAGGCGCACGACGCCGGGCTCACCGTGATCGTCAAGGAGGGCATGGCCAACGGCCGGCTGGCCGATCCGCACGCGCCGGCCGCCGTGCGCGCGGTCGCTCAGGAGGCGGGCCTCGGCTCCGACGCGGTCGCCCTCGCGCTCGTCCTGCGGCAGCCCTGGGCGGGCGTCGTCCTGTCCGGCGCGGCCACGGCTGTCCAGTTGGCCTCGAACCTGCACGCCGCCGTGGTCGACCTCGACGAGGAGCAGACCGCCGGGCTCGCGGCGCTCGCCGAGGAGCCGGTGGCGTACTGGGCGCGCCGCGGGCAGCTGCCCTGGCACTGACCGTCGGCCAGGATCTCCAGCCGGGCCTTCGCGGGGTCACCGCGAGGGCCCGGCTCTCGTGATGATCGCCTCACGTCCCGGTTGAGACACTCTTGTCTCATGTGGTCTATTGTTGTCTCATGGCTGTCGATCGTGAACACGTGCTGCGCAGCGCAGCCGCCCTGCTGACCCGGAGATCCACCGCGACCATGGACGAGGTCGCCAAGGCGGCCGGGATCAGCCGGGCCACGCTGCACCGCCAGTTCGCCGGACGCGACGTCCTCGTGCGGGCACTGGAGGACCTCGGCATCCAGGAGTGCGAGGCGGCGCTGGACGCGGCTCGGCTCGACGAGGACACCGCCCGGGAGGCCGTGCGCCGCATGGTCGGGGAGTTCGAGGGCTCCGCCGCGCTGATGGCCTTCCTCTACACCGAGAACCAGCTGTTCGAGGGCGAGGAGCAGAACGAGGGCTGGGCCCGTATCGACGCCCGGATCGCCGCGCTCTTCCGGCGCGGCCAGGAGAGCGGCGAGTTCCGTATCGACCTGACCCCGGCCTGGCTCACCGAAGCGCTCTACGGGCTCATCGCCTCGGGGGCCTGGGCGGTGACCGAGGGCCGGGTGGCGGCCAACGACTTCCAGTACATGATCGTCGAGCTGCTGCTCGGCGGCGCGGTAAGGAGAGAGGAAGCATGACCAGCACGGTGCGGCCGGCGTTCGCGACGGAGACGGAGAAGCGCCCGGGCCGTTGGCTCGCGCTCGCCGTCCTCGTCCTCGCCGTGCTGCTGGTGGCCGTCGACGCGACCGTCCTCGGTCTCGCGACCCCCTACATCAGCGAGGACCTGCAGCCCTCGGGCAACCAGCTCCTGTGGATCGGCGACGTCTACTCGTTCGTCATCGCGGGCCTGCTCGTGTCGATGGGCAGCCTCGGTGACCGCGTCGGGCGCAAGAAGCTGCTGCTCATCGGCTCGGTCGCGTTCGGCCTCGTGTCCGTGCTCAACGCCTACGCGACGACGCCCGAGCTCCTGATCGCCGCGCGGGCACTGCTCGGTGTCGCGGGCGCGACCCTGATGCCGGCCACCCTCGCGCTCATCCGCAACCTCTTCCACGACCCACGCGAACGCAGCCTCGCCATCGGCGTCTGGGGCGCCACCGCGTCGGCCGGCACGGCGGTCGGCCCGGTCGTCGGCGGCTTCCTGCTCGAACACTTCTGGTGGGGCTCCGTCTTCCTGATCAACCTCCCCGTGATGGCGGTCCTCGTCCTCGTCGGCGTGAAGCTGCTGCCCGAGTCCCGCAACCCCGAGCCCGGCCCCTGGGACCTCGTCAGCGTCGTGCTGTCCCTCGTGGGCATGGTCGGCATCGTGTACGGCATCAAGGAAGCCGCTTCGCACGGTCCGACCCTGACGGCGGGTGCGGCAGGGCTGCTCGGCGCGGCCGCGCTCCATGGCTTCGTGCGTCGCCAGCTCACGCTGCCCGTCCCGCTGCTGAACATGAGGTTGTTCCGCAACCGTGGCTTCTCCGGGGCGGTGCTCGCCGACCTGCTGACCATCCTCGGACTCTCCGGAGTGGTCTTCTTCCTCTCGCAGTACCTGCAACTCGTGCAGGGCAGGGGCCCCTTGGAGGCGGGGCTCGCCGAACTGCCCGCCGCGCTGGGCGCGGTGGCGGCGGGCCTGGTCGCCGGTACGTTCGCACGCCGGTACTCGGTACGTGCCGTCGCCGCGGGCGGCCTGGCCGCGATAGGACTCGCCCTGGGCGCACTGACCCTGATCGACCGGTCCACCGGGTATCCGCTCCTCGGCGCGGCCCTGCTGGTCGTCGGCGTCGGCGCCGGCTTCTCCTTCACCGTGACCGCCGACGTGATCCTCTCCAGCGTTCCCAAGGAACAGGCGGGCGCAGCGTCCGCGGTCTCCGAGACGGCGTACGAGCTGGGGGCGGCCCTCGGCATCGCCCTGCTCGGCTCGATCGTCACCGGTGTCTACGCCGGGTTCACGGCCCCCGCGGGCACACCGCCCGAGGTGGCCGCGGCGGCCCACGAGTCGCTCGGCGGAGCCGTGGAGGCATCGGCGGCCCTGCCGGACGCCGAGCCCCTCCTCGACGCCGCCCGCACGGCCTTCGTCGACGGCGTCGCCCTGGCGTCGGGCCTCGGTGCGGTGGTGCTGCTGGCCGCGTCGGTGGCGGCGTGGGTGCTCCTACGGGGCCAGAAACTGGAGAACGAGGGCGAGGGAAGCGCCCGTTAGGGGCGCGGGGAACTGCGCGACCAGCCACGACGAACCCGCACCGAACCACCGACCCCCACCCCGGGAGCCCGCCAAACCAGCGGAGCTACGCCGCTTCCTTGGCCTTCGTGGCGTACATGTCCACGTACTCCTGCCCCGACAGCCGCATGACCTCGGTCATCACCGAGTCCGTCACGGCGCGCAGCACGTAGCGGTCACGGCCCATGCCCTCGTACCGCGAGAACTCCATCGCCTCGCCGAAGCGGACGGTGACCCGTCCGGGGCGGGGGAAGCCGGCGCCGCTCGGCTGGATCTTGTCCGTGCCGATGATGGCGAACGGGACGACGGGCGCTCCGGTCATCAGGGCCAGCCGGGCGATGCCGGTGCGGCCGCGGTAGAGCCGGCCGTCGGGGGAGCGGGTGCCCTCCGGGTAAATGCTGAAGACCTTGCCCTCCTCCAGCACCCGGCGGCCGGTCATCAGCGCCGCGACACCGCCGCGGCCCCCGTCCCGGTCGACGGGGATCATGCCGCAGCCGGTGAAGAACCACGCCATCAGCCGGCCCTTGAGGCCCTTGCCGGTGACGTACTCGTCCTTGCCGATGAAGAAGACCTGACGGTCGCAGAACAGCGGCATGATCATCGAGTCGATGAACGTGAGGTGGTTGCCGGCGAGGATCACCGGGCCGGAGCCCGGGATGCGCTCCGCACCCTCCACCCGTGGGCGGAACATCAGGCGCATGATCGGTCCGAGCACTGCCTTGATGAGCGTGAAGCGGGACAACGGGCCCTCCGGGATCGGTATAAGTCTGTGCAGGTGAGGACGATACTCGCGGCCCCGGGGGTCTTGCACATCGGGTTCACCGAGTGGATACACAGTGTTGACCCTGTTTTACCTGCGGTGCCGCGCTGTAGCACGGCCGTCATCCGCACGAGACGGTGTGACCGATGTCGCGTCCGAACGGGGCCGACGGGTGGAGCCGATGGAGCGGGGTCGGTACGGTTCTGGTGGTCCGGCGTGCCGGTCAGCCGTCGGTACGGAGCCCGGTACGTCCACCGGCCGGGTACCCGCCTCCCGGGATCCAAGCCACGGTCCGCGAAACCGACCGACCGTCAGTTCACCCACCCCGCACCCCACCTCACGCACCCACGCGACATCCAGCGTCACCCGCGTGTTCCGTCCAAGGTCTCCCGTCCGTCACCCGGGCGCACCTACGATCAGTCCCGCTTTGACAGGTGCAGGGCAGTATGCGGAGGAGTGCTCATGGGGACGCAGGAGTCGAACGAGGGACTGAAGGGCAGCAGCGCGGGACGACGCGCGCTGCTCGGGGCCGCGGTGCTCGGCGCCGGCGGAGCGGTCCTCGGACTGCCGGCCACGGCGAGAGCCGACGAGAAGCACGGGAGCGGCGGCTACCGGAGCCTGCCGAAGCCGACGATCATCGGGCACCGCGGGGCCAGCGGCTACCGCCCGGAGCACACGCTCGGCTCGTACCAACTGGCCCTCGACATGGGCGCCCACGTCATCGAGGCGGGCGACCTCGTGCCGACCAAGGACGGCCACCTGGTGTGCCGTCACGAGCCGGAGATCGGCGGTACGACGGACGTGTCCGCGCACCCCGAGTTCGCGGACCGCAAGGTGACCAAGCTCCTCGACGGCGTCTCCACGACGGGCTGGTTCACCGAGGACTTCACGCTCGCCGAGCTGAAGACGCTCCGGGCGAAGGAGCGCATCCCGGCCAACCGCCCCCACAACACGCTCTACGACGGCCGCTGGGAGATCCCCACCTTCGAAGAGGTGCTGCGCTGGCGGGACGAGCAGAGCAGGAAGCGGGGCAGGCAGGTCTGGATCTACCCCGAGCTCAAGCACCCCACCTACTTCCGCAAGCTGGGCCTCGGCCTGGAGGAGCGGGTCGCCAAGGTGCTGCGCAGGCACGGCCTGGACAAGAAGAACTCGCCCGTCATCCTCCAGTCCTTCGAGCCCACCAGCATCCAGCGCCTGAACAAGCTGGTCGGCAACCCCCTGGTCGTGCTCCTGTCCGCCGCCGGCACCCGCCCCTGGGACTTCGTCGAGACGGGCGACCCGCGTACGGTCGCCGACCTCGTCAAGCCCGCGGGCCTGAAGTGGATCGCCTCGTACGCCCAGGGCATCGGCCCGACCCTCGACCTGGTCATCCCGAAGGACGCGGGCGGCAACCTCACCACCCCGACCACCCTGGTCCGGGACGCGCACGCCGAGGGCCTGGTCCTGCACCCGTACACGATGCGCAACGAGAACCCCTTCCTGCCCGCGAACTTCCGCAAGGGGACGGACGCCGACGGCTACGGAGACGCCTTCGGCGCCTTCAGGACGTACTTCGCGACCGGCATCGACGGGGTCTTCACCGACAACCCGGACACCGGGGTCCTCGCCCGCGAGGACTTCCTCGAGCGCTGAGACCGCCCGTGGGTCCCACGCGTCAACAGCGGAGCCGCCCGCCCCGGTTGGGGTGACAGTCGGCCGCCCCGGCAACCTCCACCGGGGCGGCCGCGTCGTGCCGCATATGACCCACGACATGGTTGCCACGCTGCGTCCCCTGCTCGCCGCCGAGGCCTCGGCGGAGGCATATGCCTCCGGAGCCGAGCCGGGCGACCTGGAACAGGCGGTCTGGGTGCGCCTCCTGGAGCGGCTCGGCACGGAGGGCCCGCCCGCCGACCCGGCCGCCTGGCTGCGGGGCGCCGTCCGCTCCGAGGCGCGGCGCACCCGGCGCACCGCGAACATCGAACGGCCGTACGCGTCCGAGCCCGCCGACGACACCCGGCCCGGGCCCGAGCAGCTCGCGCTCAGCGCCGCCAGGCGCCGCGCCCTGCACTCCGCCGTACGACGCCTGCCGGGCCGCTGCCCGCGGCTCATGGCCGCTCTGCTGTCCCCGAAGGACCTCACATACCGGGAGATCGCGGGGGAGTTGGGTATCTCACAGGGCAGTCTCGGTCCGGAACGTTCCAGATGCCTGGGATGTCTGCGCCGAATGCTTGCGTCGGAGGTTGCGGCGCGCGAACCACGGGGATAGGAGTGAGGGACAACCGGCGGAACAGGTGAGCGGGAGGCATGCACACATGGGCATGAGCGTGACCATCTCGGCGGCGACAGAGCAGGATGCCGAACAGATCCTCAAACTGCAGTTCCTCTGCTACCAGAGCGAGGCCGCGCTGTACGGCGACTACAGCATCGAGCCCCTCACCCAGCCGCTCGACTCCCTCAAGGCGGAGCTCGCGGACGGCACGGTCCTGGTGGCCCGGCTCGGCGACGAGGTGGTGGCCTCGGTGCGCGCGACGGTGGACACCGACGGTACCGCCAAGATCAACAAACTGATCGTCCACCCCCGCATGCAGCGGCACGGTCTGGGCGGGCGGCTTCTCGACGCCATCGAGGCGAAGGTCGCCGAGGGCTCGGGCGCGAAGAGCTTCCAGCTCTTCAGCGGCCACCGCAGCGAGCACAATCTGCGGCTGTACCGCAAGCACGGGTACGAGCCGGTGGCCACGCGGCGGGTGGACGAGCGGCTCAGCCTGGTGACGCTGGCCAAGGGCGCGACAGCCGGCGCGTTCGTCGCGAGCGCGTAGCGCTCCGCGGGATGGCGCGTGTGTCCGCGGGTGCGTTGTGGCTGGTCGCGCGGTTCCCCGCGCCCCTGAAGGGGCGCCCGGGACCCGGGCGCCCTACTGGGTCCGGCGTGCCTTGCGGAGCCAGAACAGCGCGGTCACCGGCAGGACGACCGGGATGAACAGGTACTCCATGCCGTAGTCGGACCAGACGGTGGAGTCCGCGAAGGCCGAGGGCTCCACCAGGGTCCAGGTGCCGACCGCCAGTACGCCGACGAGCTCGGCGGCGCAGCACACGAGCGCCGCCCTGCGGGCCGTCTCCCCGCCGCGGACGAGCGAGTACGTGATGAAGCCGTACACGACACCCGCCGCGGCGGACAGGGAGTAGGCGAGGGGCGCCCGGTCGAAGTCCGTCGCGATCTGGAAGACCGAGCGCGACACCGCGCCGACCACCATCACGCCGTACAGCCACACCAGCAGCGTGCCGGGGCCGCTGATCAGCTTCTGGGGCCTGCCGTTCTCCGGCGTCACCACCATCTCAGCCTCCCCAGATGTCGTGGAGCCGCACCTGGAGCACGGCCAGGACCACACCGCCGGCCGCGACCGTGATCGAACCCCAGCGGGTGCGCTCCGCCAGCGACATGAAGCCCGCCGCCGGAACGCACGCGAAGGCGCCGACGAGATAGGCCACGAAGATCGTCGTGCCCTGCTCCGGCTTCTCGCCGCGGGCCAGCTGGACGACGCCGACCACCAGCTGGACGAGAGCGAGCAGTGTCACCACGGCCATACCGATGAAGTGCCAGTCCTTGGTCGGCTGGTCCCGGTGGGCGGCCCAGCCGCACCAGGCGGCGAGCGCGAGCGCGGCGACGGCGGTCGCGACCGTCAGGGCAACAAGCATGCCGCGACCCTATTACGGGCCAAAAGGCCCGATGCCCTCGCCCCCGAGGTGCCCCGTAGGGTCGAGGACATGAAGATCCGAACCGAGGCCCTGCTGTTCGACAACGACGGAACGCTTGTCTCATCGCTGGAGTCCGTGCACCGGTGCTGGAGCAGGTGGGCCGAGGAGCACGGGATCACCGCCGAGGAGTTCGCCCGGGTCGAACTGCACGGCCGTCCGGCCGCCGAGATAGCCGCCGACCTGCTGCCCGCCGCCAGGGTCCCCGAGGCCGTCGTGCGCATCGAGCAGCTGGAGGTGGAGGACGTCGCGGGCGGCGTCCACCTGCTGCCCGGCACCCGGGCGCTCCTCGACTCCCTGCCGGCCGACCGCTGGGCCGTCGTGACCTCCGCCACGCGGCGTCTCGCCGAGGCCCGCCTCGGCGAGGTCGGCATCCGCCCCAAGAACCTGATCGCCGCCGACGACATCACGCGCGGCAAGCCCGACCCCGAGCCGTTCCTGCTCGCCGCCCGGCGGCTCGGCGTGGACCCGGCCCGCTGTGTCGTCTTCGAGGACGCACCCGCGGGTCTCCAGGCGGGCCGCGCGGCCGGAATGACCACCGTGGCATTGGCCACAACCCACCGGGCCGCCGAGCTGACCGCCG of the Streptomyces aurantiacus genome contains:
- a CDS encoding lysophospholipid acyltransferase family protein, which gives rise to MFRPRVEGAERIPGSGPVILAGNHLTFIDSMIMPLFCDRQVFFIGKDEYVTGKGLKGRLMAWFFTGCGMIPVDRDGGRGGVAALMTGRRVLEEGKVFSIYPEGTRSPDGRLYRGRTGIARLALMTGAPVVPFAIIGTDKIQPSGAGFPRPGRVTVRFGEAMEFSRYEGMGRDRYVLRAVTDSVMTEVMRLSGQEYVDMYATKAKEAA
- a CDS encoding aldo/keto reductase, translated to MPFARLATATTPTCHIGLGLAAIGRPGYLNLGRDEDLGADRTVESLRARTHELLDAAYAQGVRYFDAARSYGRSEEFLADWLNARPGITDVVVGSKWGYTYTAGWRTDAEAHEIKDHGLATYRRQRAESAELLGERLDLYQIHSVTPDSPALTDKELHAELAEAAARGLTVGFSTSGPAQADAIRTALAVTVDGEPLFRTVQATYNVLETSAGPALAEAHDAGLTVIVKEGMANGRLADPHAPAAVRAVAQEAGLGSDAVALALVLRQPWAGVVLSGAATAVQLASNLHAAVVDLDEEQTAGLAALAEEPVAYWARRGQLPWH
- a CDS encoding RNA polymerase sigma factor, which gives rise to MTHDMVATLRPLLAAEASAEAYASGAEPGDLEQAVWVRLLERLGTEGPPADPAAWLRGAVRSEARRTRRTANIERPYASEPADDTRPGPEQLALSAARRRALHSAVRRLPGRCPRLMAALLSPKDLTYREIAGELGISQGSLGPERSRCLGCLRRMLASEVAAREPRG
- a CDS encoding TetR/AcrR family transcriptional regulator, with amino-acid sequence MAVDREHVLRSAAALLTRRSTATMDEVAKAAGISRATLHRQFAGRDVLVRALEDLGIQECEAALDAARLDEDTAREAVRRMVGEFEGSAALMAFLYTENQLFEGEEQNEGWARIDARIAALFRRGQESGEFRIDLTPAWLTEALYGLIASGAWAVTEGRVAANDFQYMIVELLLGGAVRREEA
- a CDS encoding HAD family hydrolase, producing MKIRTEALLFDNDGTLVSSLESVHRCWSRWAEEHGITAEEFARVELHGRPAAEIAADLLPAARVPEAVVRIEQLEVEDVAGGVHLLPGTRALLDSLPADRWAVVTSATRRLAEARLGEVGIRPKNLIAADDITRGKPDPEPFLLAARRLGVDPARCVVFEDAPAGLQAGRAAGMTTVALATTHRAAELTADVVVDDLSAVSALVTDGGVEISVRD
- a CDS encoding glycerophosphodiester phosphodiesterase, producing MGTQESNEGLKGSSAGRRALLGAAVLGAGGAVLGLPATARADEKHGSGGYRSLPKPTIIGHRGASGYRPEHTLGSYQLALDMGAHVIEAGDLVPTKDGHLVCRHEPEIGGTTDVSAHPEFADRKVTKLLDGVSTTGWFTEDFTLAELKTLRAKERIPANRPHNTLYDGRWEIPTFEEVLRWRDEQSRKRGRQVWIYPELKHPTYFRKLGLGLEERVAKVLRRHGLDKKNSPVILQSFEPTSIQRLNKLVGNPLVVLLSAAGTRPWDFVETGDPRTVADLVKPAGLKWIASYAQGIGPTLDLVIPKDAGGNLTTPTTLVRDAHAEGLVLHPYTMRNENPFLPANFRKGTDADGYGDAFGAFRTYFATGIDGVFTDNPDTGVLAREDFLER
- a CDS encoding MFS transporter, translated to MTSTVRPAFATETEKRPGRWLALAVLVLAVLLVAVDATVLGLATPYISEDLQPSGNQLLWIGDVYSFVIAGLLVSMGSLGDRVGRKKLLLIGSVAFGLVSVLNAYATTPELLIAARALLGVAGATLMPATLALIRNLFHDPRERSLAIGVWGATASAGTAVGPVVGGFLLEHFWWGSVFLINLPVMAVLVLVGVKLLPESRNPEPGPWDLVSVVLSLVGMVGIVYGIKEAASHGPTLTAGAAGLLGAAALHGFVRRQLTLPVPLLNMRLFRNRGFSGAVLADLLTILGLSGVVFFLSQYLQLVQGRGPLEAGLAELPAALGAVAAGLVAGTFARRYSVRAVAAGGLAAIGLALGALTLIDRSTGYPLLGAALLVVGVGAGFSFTVTADVILSSVPKEQAGAASAVSETAYELGAALGIALLGSIVTGVYAGFTAPAGTPPEVAAAAHESLGGAVEASAALPDAEPLLDAARTAFVDGVALASGLGAVVLLAASVAAWVLLRGQKLENEGEGSAR
- a CDS encoding GNAT family N-acetyltransferase, whose product is MGMSVTISAATEQDAEQILKLQFLCYQSEAALYGDYSIEPLTQPLDSLKAELADGTVLVARLGDEVVASVRATVDTDGTAKINKLIVHPRMQRHGLGGRLLDAIEAKVAEGSGAKSFQLFSGHRSEHNLRLYRKHGYEPVATRRVDERLSLVTLAKGATAGAFVASA